The following are from one region of the Pseudohongiella spirulinae genome:
- a CDS encoding ABC transporter ATP-binding protein — MATSVLSINGLRKRFGATEVLKGLNLEVIPGAIHGLVGLNGSGKTTTMECVLGMQTFHDGEIRIMGRDPLQLWQGGGDVVGIFDNPAIHQHLTVRQVLEHARLLCPQPCRSASEVERLLGISSYSNYRIKQLSLGNRRRVSIAHALLGQPAFIVMDEPFNGLDAGGVEDVLALILKLNREEGSSFLLSSHQLAYLERICTHISILHQGRISRSGQLKELVSTQQLQLTIVCDRPEAAQAFLAHHTKAEDLTIDSAGRLTLKLENMQAAEINRLLVNGGFAVSELGAKTQDLSQIFHDSLTGRAL; from the coding sequence TTGGCAACATCAGTTCTGTCAATAAACGGCCTGCGCAAACGCTTCGGAGCAACAGAGGTACTGAAAGGCCTGAATCTGGAAGTGATACCCGGCGCCATTCATGGTCTGGTAGGGCTGAACGGCTCCGGGAAAACGACCACCATGGAGTGCGTACTGGGCATGCAGACCTTCCATGATGGAGAAATCCGCATCATGGGGCGCGATCCGTTGCAGCTGTGGCAAGGTGGCGGTGATGTCGTGGGCATTTTTGACAACCCGGCTATCCATCAGCATCTGACCGTCCGTCAGGTACTGGAACACGCCCGCCTGCTTTGCCCGCAGCCCTGCCGTTCAGCCTCCGAAGTCGAACGCCTGCTGGGCATATCCTCTTACAGCAATTATCGGATAAAGCAGCTGTCTTTGGGCAACCGGCGCCGGGTCTCCATCGCCCACGCCCTGCTGGGTCAACCCGCCTTTATTGTGATGGACGAACCGTTCAATGGCCTGGATGCCGGCGGAGTGGAGGACGTACTGGCGCTGATTCTCAAACTCAATCGCGAAGAAGGCAGCAGCTTTCTGCTGTCCAGCCACCAATTGGCTTACCTGGAAAGAATCTGCACGCACATTTCCATCTTACACCAAGGGCGCATATCACGCAGCGGCCAGCTCAAGGAACTGGTATCAACACAACAACTACAGCTGACCATCGTTTGCGACCGGCCGGAAGCTGCCCAAGCGTTCCTGGCGCATCATACAAAGGCAGAGGATCTGACCATCGATTCTGCCGGTCGCCTGACACTCAAACTCGAAAACATGCAAGCTGCCGAGATTAACCGGTTGCTGGTCAATGGTGGCTTTGCCGTTTCCGAACTGGGCGCCAAGACACAGGACCTCAGCCAGATATTTCACGACAGCCTGACGGGGCGAGCCTTATGA
- a CDS encoding M16 family metallopeptidase: MFQSASLTRRLFTTITAICALLIVACSPQQSQTPVGDSAEPERAQYTRIYPPNPDDPLGAHIFELNNGLRVYLSRNPEEPRFYAEIAVRAGSKHDPADATGLAHYLEHLLFKGNTELGTLDFEAEKVYLDQIVELYERHFNSTDPAERAEIYAQINATAQQAAEYAIPNEFDKLYSSMGASGLNAHTWHEETVYKVGLPANRLAQWAAIESDRFINPVFRLFHTELEVVYEEKNRTLDNRDRISYYALADLLYKNHPYGQQTTIGDAEHLKNPSLVYIQEYFDTYYVPNNMAIFISGDIDIDQTIQLIADNFSRWQAKPLPPAQSWDEEPIADIERVTVTYPGQEEVQMAFRTVPNGHADKEALMLLDMILDNRTAGLINLNLNQRQRVQAAGSSPEFHNDYGSQRLWGVPREGQTLEEVEGLLLEQLEIIKRGEFEDWILPAIVNDFKAMDKRALESNTARVAAMRQAFLQHSDWNTAINQIRRLERVTKQDVIDVANKYFTSNNYVAVHRLNGPADIPPVEKPQIDPIQVDPSRQSEYAAAILAMPYDDIEPRFLQAGVDYQIAEFSTQVPLYYARNQLNDLFTFSINIDVGTEEYDLLSLVSALIDKAGTPDYPAEELQKQWYRLGSNFSFNVGANEMSISISGMDPQFEESLALMLSLLRDPQSDEQTLRELKSTILQSRRDQRENPQAISQALYLFNRYGDESPMLRTMSSAQIQAVELDQLLEIIPQLLGYRHTLSYTGSMPLSRVNDILARHHQLPEQLNEPPAHRNQFARQIAENEIYLIHRETAQAQVRIEFPDELYDESLTVPASLYNSYFGSGMSSVVFQELREARALAYSAAARYAQGSRTDSETLMLGVIGTQNDKAVDALQAFVDLIDNMPQSAERFNDALGSQINLYRTSTASARQIPGMVRSWERLGMSGDPRPQRFEQLQQMSFEDVLQFQRNRVADRPKLISIVGDTSRMDIESLEQLGTVRELRVDDVFVD; this comes from the coding sequence ATGTTCCAGTCAGCTTCGCTCACGCGACGTTTATTCACCACCATCACGGCAATTTGCGCCTTGCTGATCGTGGCCTGTTCGCCACAACAGTCACAAACACCAGTTGGCGACAGCGCCGAGCCAGAGCGAGCGCAGTACACACGCATCTACCCGCCCAACCCGGATGATCCGCTGGGCGCTCACATTTTTGAACTGAACAACGGGCTGCGCGTTTATTTGAGCCGCAACCCTGAAGAACCGCGTTTTTACGCTGAAATCGCAGTGCGTGCCGGCAGCAAACACGACCCGGCAGACGCTACCGGTCTGGCACACTATCTTGAACACCTGCTGTTCAAGGGCAATACCGAACTCGGCACCCTGGATTTCGAAGCAGAAAAAGTCTATCTGGACCAGATAGTTGAGCTGTATGAGAGACATTTCAACAGCACTGATCCTGCTGAACGAGCTGAAATCTACGCGCAGATAAACGCCACCGCCCAGCAGGCTGCCGAGTACGCGATCCCTAATGAGTTCGACAAGCTCTACAGCAGCATGGGTGCAAGCGGCCTGAATGCGCACACCTGGCACGAAGAAACCGTGTACAAGGTTGGGCTCCCGGCCAACCGCCTGGCCCAGTGGGCTGCTATCGAGTCCGATCGTTTTATCAACCCGGTCTTCCGCCTTTTCCACACCGAACTGGAGGTGGTTTATGAGGAGAAAAACCGCACCCTGGACAACCGTGACCGGATTTCTTACTACGCCCTGGCCGACCTGCTTTACAAAAACCACCCCTATGGTCAGCAGACCACTATCGGCGATGCCGAACACCTGAAAAATCCATCGCTGGTTTACATACAGGAATACTTCGATACCTATTATGTGCCCAACAACATGGCCATCTTTATCAGTGGCGATATCGACATTGACCAGACTATCCAACTGATCGCTGACAATTTCTCCAGGTGGCAGGCCAAGCCACTGCCACCCGCACAAAGCTGGGACGAAGAGCCTATTGCCGATATCGAACGGGTGACCGTGACCTACCCGGGGCAGGAAGAGGTGCAGATGGCCTTCCGCACGGTGCCTAATGGCCATGCTGACAAAGAAGCCTTGATGCTGCTGGACATGATTCTGGACAATCGCACCGCTGGCCTGATCAATCTGAACCTGAACCAGCGCCAACGCGTTCAGGCCGCCGGCAGTTCTCCTGAGTTTCATAACGATTACGGCTCACAACGCCTTTGGGGTGTGCCACGCGAGGGCCAGACACTGGAAGAGGTCGAGGGTCTGCTGCTGGAACAACTTGAGATAATCAAGCGCGGCGAATTTGAGGACTGGATTCTGCCGGCCATCGTCAATGATTTCAAAGCCATGGACAAACGGGCTCTGGAATCCAACACGGCCCGCGTTGCCGCCATGCGCCAGGCCTTTCTGCAGCACAGTGACTGGAACACGGCCATCAACCAGATTCGTCGTTTAGAGCGTGTGACTAAGCAGGATGTCATCGATGTTGCCAACAAATACTTTACCAGCAACAACTACGTGGCTGTGCACCGACTGAACGGTCCGGCTGACATTCCGCCAGTGGAAAAACCACAGATTGATCCCATACAGGTCGACCCCAGCCGGCAGTCTGAATATGCTGCAGCGATACTTGCCATGCCCTACGACGACATAGAGCCGCGCTTTCTGCAGGCAGGCGTCGACTATCAGATCGCTGAATTCAGCACGCAGGTTCCGCTGTATTACGCCCGCAACCAGCTAAACGATTTATTCACCTTCAGCATCAATATTGATGTCGGCACGGAAGAGTACGATCTGCTAAGCCTGGTCTCTGCACTGATCGACAAAGCCGGCACACCTGATTACCCGGCAGAAGAGTTGCAAAAACAATGGTACCGCCTGGGTAGCAACTTCAGCTTCAACGTCGGCGCCAACGAGATGTCCATCAGTATTTCCGGCATGGATCCACAGTTTGAAGAGTCTTTGGCCCTGATGCTGTCATTGTTGCGGGATCCGCAAAGTGATGAGCAAACCCTGCGTGAGCTGAAGAGCACTATCCTGCAGTCACGCCGTGACCAGCGGGAGAATCCGCAGGCTATCAGTCAGGCGCTGTATCTCTTCAATCGTTATGGCGATGAATCACCGATGTTGCGTACCATGAGCAGCGCACAGATACAGGCCGTTGAACTGGATCAACTGCTGGAGATCATCCCGCAGTTGCTTGGCTACAGACATACACTGAGTTATACCGGTTCCATGCCCCTATCACGGGTCAATGACATTCTCGCTCGCCATCACCAGCTACCTGAACAGCTGAATGAGCCGCCTGCCCACCGTAATCAGTTCGCGCGCCAGATCGCTGAAAATGAAATCTACCTCATCCATCGTGAGACCGCGCAGGCGCAAGTGCGAATCGAATTCCCGGATGAGCTCTATGATGAATCACTGACTGTGCCCGCCTCGTTATACAACAGCTACTTTGGTTCAGGCATGTCCAGCGTGGTGTTTCAGGAGCTGCGAGAGGCAAGAGCTTTGGCCTATTCGGCGGCTGCCAGATACGCCCAGGGCAGCCGCACGGATTCCGAGACCCTTATGCTGGGAGTGATCGGCACACAGAACGACAAGGCTGTTGATGCGCTGCAGGCGTTTGTTGATCTGATTGACAACATGCCCCAGTCGGCCGAACGTTTTAATGATGCGCTGGGTTCGCAGATTAATCTTTACCGCACATCAACAGCCAGTGCTCGACAGATTCCGGGCATGGTTCGCTCCTGGGAACGTCTGGGCATGTCGGGCGACCCGCGCCCGCAGCGTTTTGAGCAATTGCAGCAAATGAGTTTTGAAGATGTGCTGCAGTTCCAGCGCAATCGGGTAGCGGATCGCCCCAAGCTCATTTCCATCGTCGGCGACACCAGCCGCATGGACATCGAATCGCTGGAGCAGCTGGGCACGGTGAGAGAGCTCCGCGTGGATGATGTATTTGTTGACTGA
- a CDS encoding ferredoxin--NADP reductase → MTDWVKGTVADVAHWTSNLFSLKIQADIRPFIAGQYTNLALDIDGQRIAQPYSILSAPGAQPLEFFFYTQLEGDLSRRLSQAQPGDTVWVDKNPAGTLTLNNVPDTATLCLMATGTGVAPFISMLQSDDIWQRFQTVVLVYAARTQEDFQYRALFDELKLHHPGRFALLPFISRETVPGAIRGHIPASIRSGELERALGLAFSPDNTHIMLCGNPGMVQDAIRELEPRGFRQNTATQKGQLSYESYW, encoded by the coding sequence ATGACAGACTGGGTCAAAGGCACAGTGGCAGACGTGGCCCACTGGACCAGCAATTTATTCTCCCTGAAAATTCAGGCCGATATCAGGCCCTTCATTGCCGGGCAATACACCAACCTGGCTCTGGACATTGATGGCCAGCGGATTGCTCAGCCCTACTCAATCCTTAGCGCTCCGGGTGCGCAACCGCTGGAGTTCTTTTTCTACACACAGTTGGAGGGTGATTTGTCTCGCCGACTGTCGCAAGCTCAGCCTGGTGACACTGTGTGGGTCGACAAGAATCCCGCCGGCACGCTGACACTGAACAATGTGCCGGATACTGCCACTTTATGCCTGATGGCTACCGGCACGGGTGTTGCACCCTTTATATCGATGCTGCAAAGCGATGATATCTGGCAACGCTTTCAGACCGTGGTGCTTGTCTACGCGGCGCGCACGCAAGAGGATTTTCAGTATCGGGCGCTGTTCGATGAGCTGAAACTGCACCACCCCGGACGCTTCGCCCTGCTGCCGTTTATCAGCCGCGAAACCGTACCCGGCGCAATCAGAGGCCATATCCCGGCCAGCATTCGCAGTGGCGAGCTGGAGCGGGCGCTGGGACTGGCTTTCAGCCCGGACAACACTCACATCATGTTATGTGGCAACCCCGGCATGGTGCAGGATGCCATTCGTGAACTGGAGCCCCGTGGCTTTCGCCAGAACACCGCGACACAGAAAGGACAATTGAGCTACGAAAGCTACTGGTAA
- a CDS encoding dicarboxylate/amino acid:cation symporter: MQVWFEIPLWKRIMLALVLGVVVGAIWGEGAQSIRWIGDVFIRLIQMVVVPLVFITIVAGIVSMGDPHKLGSLGIKTLAIYMLTTGLAISIGLILAVVIQPGAGVDLSGADPGTIQEAMPLGERLMSIVPSNPIAALAEGNILAVIFFALLFGVGILTVGKQADPLAHLMEAGSSVMLKLTHWVMEVAPFGVFALIAWVAGTQGAAALLQVVALALTVTLGCFIHVIVVHGSLMRFVLNLNPLDFFKGAKNAMLVAFSTSSSSATLPVSMSVAETNLGIKPVVASTVLPIGATINMDGSALYVGIVSVFAAQAFGVDLTFMDYLLVAASTTLVSIGTAAVPGASIFLMAAVMETIGLNPTQIALVVGFVLPFDRPLDMMRTAVNVTGDLSVATAVARWENEFDEDMFTNRFNQAGENQGRGGQKE; the protein is encoded by the coding sequence ATGCAGGTGTGGTTTGAGATTCCGCTTTGGAAGCGAATAATGCTGGCGCTGGTGCTGGGCGTGGTTGTCGGGGCAATCTGGGGTGAAGGTGCCCAGTCGATCCGCTGGATCGGGGATGTATTCATCCGACTTATCCAGATGGTCGTGGTGCCACTGGTCTTTATCACTATTGTGGCTGGCATTGTTTCCATGGGTGACCCCCACAAGCTGGGTTCTTTGGGAATAAAAACCCTGGCAATTTACATGCTGACAACCGGCCTGGCGATCAGCATCGGCTTGATTCTTGCGGTAGTTATTCAACCAGGTGCCGGTGTTGATCTGTCAGGCGCTGATCCCGGGACGATTCAGGAAGCCATGCCGCTGGGAGAGCGACTGATGTCCATCGTGCCCAGCAACCCAATTGCGGCTTTGGCTGAGGGTAATATCCTGGCGGTTATCTTTTTTGCCTTGTTGTTTGGTGTTGGCATTTTAACAGTCGGCAAACAGGCGGATCCGCTGGCACACCTGATGGAAGCCGGTTCATCTGTCATGCTCAAGCTGACCCATTGGGTTATGGAGGTGGCGCCGTTCGGTGTGTTTGCACTGATTGCCTGGGTGGCCGGCACGCAGGGCGCGGCGGCACTATTGCAGGTTGTGGCGCTGGCATTGACGGTCACGCTGGGCTGTTTCATTCATGTTATCGTTGTGCACGGCAGCCTCATGAGGTTTGTGCTGAATCTTAATCCTCTGGATTTTTTCAAAGGTGCCAAGAATGCCATGCTGGTGGCATTTTCGACATCGTCCAGTTCAGCGACACTGCCTGTCAGCATGTCGGTTGCCGAAACCAATCTGGGCATCAAGCCGGTGGTGGCGTCTACTGTGTTGCCGATTGGTGCCACTATTAATATGGACGGCTCAGCTCTGTACGTCGGTATCGTGTCAGTTTTTGCTGCGCAGGCCTTCGGCGTAGATCTGACTTTTATGGATTATTTGCTGGTGGCTGCCAGCACTACGCTTGTGTCTATAGGGACGGCTGCCGTGCCCGGGGCGTCAATCTTTCTGATGGCAGCGGTCATGGAAACGATCGGTTTGAACCCAACGCAGATCGCGCTGGTGGTTGGCTTTGTACTGCCATTTGACCGGCCACTGGACATGATGCGCACTGCGGTGAATGTGACAGGTGACCTGTCTGTGGCGACGGCCGTGGCGCGCTGGGAGAATGAGTTCGACGAAGATATGTTTACAAACCGTTT